Proteins from one Neodiprion fabricii isolate iyNeoFabr1 chromosome 5, iyNeoFabr1.1, whole genome shotgun sequence genomic window:
- the LOC124182287 gene encoding serine/threonine-protein kinase ATR-like isoform X1 translates to MSSDSTAELSNSSNSSVATAETVWRVINNPLVAILSDLQNDTAERTIRVILGSILKGSANLTNVLVPPQVVGENYKNLERQYTEFTIWLFGTMFYISGAPFGTEVHSSSLEVQACMLRILATHYPPNFNRISSELLDVLEDIVKFEANCKPGDQMEIARFQAESGVIGYLDLVSLPLRVPEKRLYSLQIFILKIILNIGVTQWNQSRLWDVCLKMIVDSSPDVKFLALKIATQMMQRSLIGPKEKYAIIVRTIEMVKLVPSWKSLGVLSAGTDAEWVEILTNFVSEMGTSPTATSLCYDVIDLTICNNFDVSSEPLRDAACAKITRYLMDNPTSCTPDEITRCSIYLKNWTGFLEIMQHLVLNDIECSMSKLKQNSLLTSETWSILGKIFADKLQRKEFHFTLEILKCSSWLDFQIAQANIDVSFYGKESESIALVFINELRAKSSVNPTLIFENINQLCRHREVKNVELHEVLLESLPHIGQSFVNIRQQIVTAAKSLDVTMKIKSLDTLCQFGNFEKRLPLIKSCVISDYVELAVAGIRNLKFAIGEGKSYSVTSVVEIMNLAAASAKEELRLAIVECMGGIVCLLSGRAVMAREVDRSTQWVIKCADCDKILAGEIQSAVCVPFEVERFLISQFKLFATLSTNQRLLMSRNFLSFSNHTKFFNSSTTARIWLPYIRDDSKKLRENVGKAIVYVIQNMIKLQEESKCTSPDLKEFETLIMQVFTEVLESVFASPNLDLHLTIIETVQKVASFREHLYRMEESLLKMFLITILHTNSNSIVISTAVTAFQEIAACHETTPKLLYHRYKRGFLDLMIEMAVRNCINHSYNLATSLHRAAKCVGYQGSRQLLHKDGNYAICTLLPWIIKFPQVRCLCSDMAELITMNEKDMFIEYFQYICPHVLINENETTGQKCLLLIESITNTSISDLMSRSFMGIFSELMLHFHTRIVDVIKHLEVLSQFDMEYEGKFDSRENVAAYLKPRLHGVLVNLDSNLSSRSDETVQKLALGSLAVLMQFMGERHLTPLRFKLLGTLRTSLSFNRPGFQELVCDAWDSFLHNIAVGDLGPLIPTIFISLATLLERRPDETSAMMEYLVIKRNREVADYIPELFFIDDLKVPEKIAAVVKQHIALTRPNNFEDNLSMWLKRTVHETHEIRYKALIYLKKFLADSRSHLNDMILSGNVVDPLIVELLDTLLNGCRDKDENVRLASGECLGELGAVEPSLLPRRIQSKDEPKFIFETNEEFACLALTYLVRAFQSQKNTQSMGCFALAIQEILKTYSISPEGTNRHCWEQFPNTVQQMIHPFLNSHYKITTIKDDNEYPHPIYGSEEGSTFNKWSYNWICSMSDSVHDSALKNLIAACRPAFRRDVKSLILFIPYVVSHIVANGNPDECNKIGDEMLAVINVIEQTSVDKNLVDRRPLRYQSESASNSTRISDEDKRIHCSQVVFSILDHLQRWLRERRSIRDEKYHSIKRFCKTFNSLALAQGCYQTQEYHRSLMYLEDHMASSNQGLAESMETGLLAKIYAQLEEPDGVSGILATQDEVPTLQQLVLAHEVSGQLQDAATCYERLAQGKNVKPKYLQGMVQCYLGLDHPFTATNITEGILNNRPELQPLIVDDEMFWRLADFSQLDDMAKNTAKKSLLDGLIAGLPPDLSSIKKRLVSMLGAASRQGTYQQSYPQIMKLHILNEFEKAAAIMLINPEQLPNIFDEWEMRGQLVRASRGVESVLSMRRATLDLAVQLHRQTTETENSILKQEIGKIWLKSAKIARKSRLYQQAYMYILSASDSCPPQELYIEQAQLYWQKGCQEEAFTTLKRCFANCFQPSAHYKQMPPDSCVEERRQCARAKLLYAKYNDETLNVDTDGNISNYKEAIEVWRVWEKSLLSCARYYESIVDRMSDEERDIKGRDLQIHMMNYYGKSLQYGCKYIHQSMPRLLTIWLDFASRLQVSNGSTKIREDALAKMTKLVEVYLERLPTFMWLTAFSQLVSRICHPCREVQNTLCSILVKLISAYPQHCLWMMASVFKSSYPVRQKRCQEIFNHPDLRVSRHTKLIQDFNRLWERLIELSNRAIPEKTAFTTVSALSKYLPRLLASSDFGQIMIPTTKFRQLHLPSKVTPIETHNPFPTQWTHIIGIEDRVMVMQSLQRPRRITLRGSDGKQYLFMCKPKDDLRRDFRLMEFNDIVNKYLQKDPESRQRRLYIRTYSVVPLNEECGLIEWVHNLVGFRPILLDFYKERGISMSARELKNVMCQLRDSLEKKRKVFLDVLLPRHPPVLGEWFRLTFPDPYGWYEARTAYIRTTAVMSMVGYILGLGDRHGENILFDSKCGDCVHVDFNCLFNRGEFFDWPERVPFRLTNNMVEAMGPLKYEGPFRRACQTTMRVLREQATTLVSVLTPFVYDPLVSWNKNQPDAAEKTNEKAVENIKNIEQRLKGLLRSQGKKADNIALNLSVEGQTNHLILEATSVDNLCQMYVGWGPYL, encoded by the exons atgagCAGCGATTCTACTGCCGAATTATCAAATTCGAGTAACAG CAGCGTAGCGACTGCAGAAACAGTATGGAGAGTGATAAACAACCCTTTGGTCGCTATATTGTCGGACCTACAAAACGACACGGCGGAACGAACAATTCGTGTCATTTTGGGTTCCATTCTTAAGGGGTCTGCCAACCTGACAAATGTTTTGGTTCCCCCGCAGGTGGTAGGAGagaattacaaaaatcttGAGAGACAGTATACAG AATTTACAATTTGGCTTTTTGGAACGATGTTCTACATATCGGGTGCACCGTTTGGTACAGAAGTACACTCTAGCAGTTTGGAAGTACAAGCTTGTATGCTGCGCATATTGGCTACACATTACCCGCCGAATTTTAATCGAATATCTTCAGAGCTGCTGGATGTTTTGGAAG atattgtaaaatttgaagcaAACTGTAAGCCTGGAGATCAGATGGAAATAGCCAGATTCCAGGCTGAGTCTGGTGTTATAGGTTACTTAGATCTCGTTTCCTTGCCGCTCAGGGTACCTGAAAAAAGGCTTTATTCTCTacagatttttatattaaag ATCATTTTAAACATTGGTGTTACACAATGGAACCAGTCAAGGTTATGGGATGTGTGTCTCAAAATGATCGTTGATTCTTCACCAGATGTAAAATTCCTTGCACTAAAAATTGCAACGCAGATGATGCAAAGATCGCTAATTGGGCCAAAG GAAAAATACGCAATCATAGTTCGGACTATAGAGATGGTCAAGCTTGTTCCTAGCTGGAAAAGTCTCGGTGTACTATCGGCAGGCACGGATGCAGAATGGGTGGAAATTTTGACGAATTTTGTCAGCGAGATGGGAACTTCTCCAACTGCTACCAGCCTTTGTTATGATGTCATTGATTTGACaatctgtaataattttgatg TAAGTTCTGAGCCTTTGAGAGATGCAGCGTGCGCCAAAATCACACGTTATTTAATGGACAATCCAACCTCATGTACTCCTGACGAAATAACCAGGTGTTCTATTTATCTTAAGAATTGGAcg gGTTTTCTCGAGATAATGCAACACCTAGTGTTAAATGACATTGAATGTTCGATGTCAAAGCTTAAACAGAATTCATTACTAACTAGCGAGACGTGGAGTATCTTGGGAAAGATTTTTGCTGATAAGTTACAACGTAAAGAATTCCACTTCACTTTAGAGATCCTGAAATGTTCGAGCTGGCTAGACTTCCAGATTGCTCAGGCCAATATTGATGTTTCATTTTATGGAAAAGAGTCTGAAAGCATAGCTCTAGTTTTCATAAACGAACTGCGTGCTAAATCCAGTGTAAACCCAACTTTAATTTTCGAGAATATAAATCAGCTCTGCAGGCAcagagaagtaaaaaatgtaGAGTTACACGAAGTTCTCTTAGAATCCCTGCCACATATTGGACAGTCATTTGTGAACATTCGACAGCAAATTGTCACCGCTGCGAAATCCTTGGAtgttacgatgaaaattaaatcctTGGATACTCTTTGCCAATtcggaaatttcgaaaaacgtcTTCCGCTCATCAAAAGCTGCGTCATTTCCGACTACGTTGAGCTGGCCGTCGCTGGTATTCG AAATCTGAAGTTTGCCATTGGGGAAGGTAAATCTTACTCTGTCACCTCTGTAGTGGAAATAATGAATCTAGCCGCAGCTTCGGCTAAAGAAGAATTGCGTTTAGCCATAGTCGAATGTATGGGAGGAATAGTTTGTTTGCTTTCCGGGCGAGCAGTGATGGCTAG agAGGTTGATCGCTCGACTCAATGGGTGATAAAATGTGCCGATTGTGACAAGATTCTTGCTGGGGAAATACAGAGTGCAGTCTGCGTCCCATTTGAAGTAGAGCGATTTTTGATATCGCAGTTTAAACTCTTCGCTACCCTATCGACGAATCAACGTTTGTTAATGTCTCGCAATTTTCTGTCTTTCTCTAATCACACCAAATTCTTCAATAGCAGTACAACAGCGAGAATATGGCTACCGTACATCAGAGACGATAGTAAAAAATTGCGTGAAAACGTTGGCAAAGCGATTGTCTACGTTATACAAAACATGATAAAACTTCAAGAGGAGTCGAAATGCACTTCCCCAGATTTGAAAGAGTTTGAAACGCTGATTATGCAGGTTTTTACGGAAGTTCTGGAAAGTGTTTTTGCATCACCAAATCTCGATTTACATCTCACAATAATCGAAACTGTTCAGAAAGTGGCCAG TTTCAGAGAGCACCTATACCGGATGGAGGAATCTCTGctcaaaatgtttttgataaCGATTCTTCACACCAATTCAAACTCCATAGTAATATCAACAGCGGTCACAGCTTTCCAGGAAATTGCTGCGTGCCACGAAACTACACCAAAGTTATTGTACCATCGCTACAAAAGAGGATTTCTAGAT CTAATGATCGAAATGGCGGTACGCAACTGCATCAATCACTCCTACAACTTGGCCACATCCTTGCACAGAGCTGCTAAATGCGTAGGGTATCAAGGCTCTCGTCAGCTCTTACACAAGGATGGAAACTATGCTATCTGCACTCTGCTTCCCTGGATAATCAAGTTTCCTCAAGTTAGATGCTTGTGCAGCGACATGGCTGAGCTCATAACGATGAACGAGAAGGACATGTTCATAGAGTATTTTCAGTACATCTGTCCTCACGTTTTGatcaatgaaaatgaaactacGGGACAAAAGTGCCTTCTGTTGATAGAAAGCATCACCAACACCAGCATAAGCGATCTTATGAGCAGATCTTTCAtg GGAATATTTAGTGAACTAATGCTGCATTTTCATACCCGTATCGTCGACGTTATCAAACATCTCGAGGTGCTTTCTCAATTCGACATGGAGTATGAAGGAAAGTTCGACTCCAGAGAAAACGTC GCAGCTTATCTGAAGCCAAGACTTCATGGGGTCCTCGTCAATCTGGACAGTAATCTGAGCTCTAGGTCGGACGAAACTGTACAGAAACTAGCCCTAGGATCGTTAGCTGTTTTGATGCAGTTTATGGGAGAGAGGCACTTGACTCCGTTGCGATTCAAGCTGCTCGGCACTTTACGAACTTCGCTGAGTTTCAACAGGCCTGGATTTCAGGAACTAGTTTGCGACGCCTGGGACTCTTTCTTGCACAA TATTGCCGTAGGAGATCTGGGGCCCTTGATTCCAACGATCTTCATATCATTGGCAACGCTTCTCGAACGTCGACCTGATGAAACCAGTGCCATGATGGAGTACCTTGTGATCAAGCGGAACAGAGAAGTCGCTGATTACATACCCGAGCTGTTTTTCATCGATGATTTAAAAGTACCTGAAAAAATAGCTGCTGTTGTCAAACAACATATAGCTTTAACTCG gcCTAACAACTTTGAAGATAATTTGAGTATGTGGTTGAAGCGCACGGTGCATGAGACACACGAAATACGGTACAAAGCTCTCATATATTTGAAGAAGTTTCTCGCAGACTCTCGCAGTCATTTGAACGATATGATTCTTAGTGGGAATGTCGTTGATCCATTAATTGTTGAA CTACTTGACACTCTGTTGAATGGGTGCAGGGACAAGGATGAAAATGTTCGATTGGCTTCAGGGGAATGTCTCGGAGAATTAGGTGCGGTAGAACCGAGTCTTTTACCCCGCAGGATCCAATCAAAAG ACGAACCCAAGTTCATCTTCGAAACTAACGAGGAATTCGCCTGTCTTGCTCTTACCTATCTCGTCCGAGCCTTTCAGTCtcaaaaaaatactcaaagcATGGGCTGCTTCGCTCTTGCTATACAG GAAATCCTCAAAACCTACAGCATATCCCCAGAAGGGACCAACCGCCACTGCTGGGAGCAGTTTCCGAATACTGTACAACAAATGATTCATCCCTTTCTGAATTCTCATTACAAGATTACTACGATCAAAGACGACAACGAATATCCGCATCCTATCTACGG ATCCGAAGAGGGTTCGACGTTCAACAAGTGGTCCTATAACTGGATATGCAGTATGTCCGACAGTGTGCACGACTctgctttaaaaaatttaatagcaGCTTGCAGGCCTGCGTTTAGACGGGATGTAAAATCATTGATATTATTCATCCCGTATGTGGTGT CCCATATAGTGGCGAACGGAAATCCAGATGAGTGCAATAAGATTGGGGATGAGATGTTGGCTGTGATAAACGTTATCGAACAGACAAGCGTCGACAAAAATCTAGTCGACAGACGTCCCCTTCGCTATCAATCAGAGTCTGCAAGTAATAGTACGAGAATTTCTGATGAGGATAAAAGGATTCACTGCTCTCAA GTTGTCTTCTCAATTTTGGATCACTTGCAGAGATGGCTGAGAGAGAGAAGATCAATCCGCGATGAAAAGTATCATTCCATAAAAC GCTTTTGCAAAACGTTCAATAGCCTGGCTCTGGCTCAGGGTTGTTATCAAACCCAGGAATACCATCGATCGCTGATGTACTTGGAGGATCACATGGCATCTAGTAATCAAGGCCTTGCCGAGTCAATGGAAACGGGTTTACTAGCG aaaatataCGCCCAGCTCGAAGAACCTGATGGCGTCTCAGGCATTTTGGCTACTCAGGATGAGGTTCCTACGCTTCAGCAGCTGGTACTGGCCCACGAAGTCAGTGGACAATTGCAG GATGCTGCAACATGTTACGAAAGACTTGCCCAAGGGAAAAATGTCAAACCTAAATATTTGCAAGGGATGGTACAGTGTTATCTCGGTCTTGATCACCCTTTTACAGCGACAAACATCACCGAGGGGATTCTTAACAACAG ACCCGAATTGCAGCCACTGATTGTAGATGATGAGATGTTCTGGCGTCTTGCTGATTTTTCCCAGCTGGATGATATGGCGAAAAATACGGCGAAAAAGTCTCTTCTGGACGGACTTATCGCTGGATTACCACCCGATCTCagttcgataaaaaaaagactcGTTTCCATGTTGGGAGCAGCCTCGAGACAAGGAACATATCAACAAAGCTATCCTCAGATAATGAA GCTACATATTTTGAACGAGTTTGAAAAGGCCGCGGCCATAATGTTGATTAATCCTGAACAGCTGCCGAATATATTTGACGAATGGGAAATGCGCGGGCAGCTGGTCAGAGCTTCTAGGGGAGTCGAATCCGTCCTTAGCATGCGAAGAGCAACCCTTGACCTGGCTGTACAGTTACACAGACAGACTACTGAAactgaaaattcaattctgaaacaagaaattggaaaaatatggTTAAAAAGTGCCAAGATCGCAAGAAA gtCAAGATTGTACCAGCAGGCCTACATGTACATACTTTCTGCCAGCGACAGTTGTCCACCTCAAGAATTGTACATAGAACAGGCTCAATTGTACTGGCAAAAGGGCTGTCAAGAAGAAGCTTTTACAACGTTAAAACGGTGTTTCGCTAACTGTTTTCAACCCTCTGCTCATTACAAACAGATGCCTCCTGATTCTTGTGTGGAGGAAAGACGGCAGTGTGCAAGG GCTAAGCTGCTCTACGCAAAATACAACGACGAAACTCTGAATGTAGATACTGACGGTAACATCAGCAACTATAAGGAGGCCATAGAGGTTTGGCGTgtttgggaaaaaagtttgctGTCTTGTGCTCGTTATTACGAAAGCATTGTTGACCGAATGTCGGATGAGGAGAGAGACATAAAGGGCAG AGACTTGCAAATCCACATGATGAACTACTATGGAAAATCACTGCAGTATGGCTGCAAGTACATTCATCAGTCCATGCCTCGACTGCTTACCATTTGGTTGGACTTTGCCTCTCGTCTGCAAGTATCAAACGGTTCGACAAAAATTCGCGAAGACGCTCTTGCGAAGATGACCAAGCTTGTTG AGGTGTATCTTGAAAGGCTTCCCACATTCATGTGGCTCACAGCTTTCAGCCAATTGGTATCGCGCATATGCCATCCGTGTCGGGAAGTACAGAACACATTGTGCTCCATACTGGTTAAACTGATATCCGCTTATCCTCAGCATTGCTTGTGGATGATGGCCTCAGTTTTCAAG TCCTCTTATCCAGTTAGGCAGAAACGATGCCAAGAGATTTTCAATCATCCGGACCTTCGTGTCTCGCGACATACAAAATTAATTCAGGATTTCAATAGACTCTGGGAACGCCTCATCGAGTTATCCAACAGGGCGATACCGGAA AAGACTGCTTTCACTACTGTATCAGCATTATCCAAATATCTACCAAGATTGTTGGCTTCCTCGGACTTTGGACAGATCATGATACCGACAACAAAATTCAGGCAGCTTCATTTACCTTCAAAAGTAACACCGATCGAAACGCATAATCCGTTTCCCAC TCAATGGACACACATTATTGGCATCGAAGACAGAGTGATGGTGATGCAGTCCCTCCAAAGACCGCGTAGGATAACGCTGCGAGGATCGGATGGGAAGCAGTATCTATTTATGTGTAAACCGAAAGACGACTTGCGTCGAGACTTTAGACTCATGGAGTTCAATGATATCGTTAACAAGTACTTGCAAAAAGATCCAGAATCTCGTCAGAGAAGGCTGTACATTCGGACATAC AGCGTGGTACCGCTTAACGAGGAATGCGGTCTGATAGAGTGGGTTCATAATCTGGTCGGATTTCGCCCGATTCTTTTGGACTTCTACAAGGAAAGGGGAATCTCTATGTCGGCTCGAGAGCTAAAGAACGTTATGTGCC AACTCAGAGATTCTCTGGAAAAGAAGCGAAAAGTGTTTTTAGACGTTCTTTTGCCCCGACACCCTCCCGTTCTCGGAGAATGGTTTCGCCTGACTTTCCCTGACCCATACGGATG GTACGAAGCCCGAACAGCATACATCAGGACTACGGCAGTTATGTCTATGGTTGGATACATATTGGGTCTTGGAGATCGTCACggagaaaatatattattcgaCTCAAAATGCGGGGACTGCGTCCACGTTGATTTTAATTGTCTATTCAACAGG GGTGAATTTTTCGACTGGCCAGAAAGAGTTCCATTTCGGCTGACAAATAACATGGTTGAGGCCATGGGACCGCTGAAGTATGAAGGCCCATTCAGAAGGGCCTGCCAAACTACAATGAGGGTTCTCAGGGAGCAAGCCACTACTCTCGTCAGCGTCCTGACTCCATTCGTCTACGATCCCTTGGTCAGCTGGAATAAAAACCAGCCAGATGCAGCAGagaaaacgaatgaaaag GCTGTGGAGAACATAAAGAACATTGAACAGCGTTTGAAGGGCCTGCTCAGATCGCAGGGAAAGAAAGCAGATAATATTGCATTAAACCTTAGCGTTGAGGGACAAACAAATCATTTGATACTGGAAGCAACTAGCGTTGACAATCTTTGCCAGATGTACGTAGGATGGGGTCCGTATTTGTAA